One part of the Mariniblastus fucicola genome encodes these proteins:
- a CDS encoding flotillin family protein has protein sequence MIDSTILAISPMGWFFMILGGALFFIAVGAFVFMLRYYRKVNQGSAIVRNGMGGTNVSFSGDWVIPILHKAELMDISVKRIEIDRSGEDGLICRDNMRADIKVCFFVRVNKTKEDVERVAQFLGCDRASDETALRALFEPKFSEALKTVGKQFDFVELYNSREKFREQILRIIGTDLNGYVLDDAAIDYLEQTDLEKLNPNNVLDAEGIKKITDLTAEEITRANFIQREKEKTLKKQDVEAREAILALERQQVEAEEKQQREIAEVTARQTADAKVVQEEERQRQETARIRAEEEILVAEENKKRAVIVAAKSKERTEAVETERVEKDRGLEITERERIVTLAQIDKEKAVEVEKKNIQDVIRERVIVERAVVEEEEKIKDTREFAAADRKKQVAVTAAEELAQQQLVQQVQAAEAKKQAATLDAETVIVTAEAERSAAEKQTDAKKMLAEALQAETAAPGLAEADVILAKADAIEKEGTAEAKVAELKFSADARGITEKAEAMKLFDSVGREHEEFKLELQKEKDIELAGIDAQRQIAEAQAGMIAESLREANIDIVGGDGQFFDSIVNSITAGKQVDRLVGESTVLTDVKNTFFNGDPAQLSSEIKKHIDMFGISSEDLKNLSVAALLGQMMGLTNDVNVLGQLQSMMGMANKAGVATENAGAVLKKLSVKS, from the coding sequence ATGATTGACAGCACCATACTCGCGATCAGCCCTATGGGTTGGTTCTTTATGATCCTCGGCGGCGCCCTGTTCTTTATCGCCGTGGGCGCGTTCGTGTTCATGCTTCGCTACTATCGCAAAGTCAATCAGGGTTCTGCGATCGTGCGAAACGGTATGGGCGGAACGAACGTGAGCTTCTCAGGCGACTGGGTGATTCCGATTCTCCACAAAGCCGAATTGATGGACATCTCGGTGAAGCGAATTGAGATCGATCGTTCGGGCGAAGATGGTTTGATCTGTCGCGACAACATGCGAGCCGACATCAAGGTTTGCTTCTTCGTTCGCGTGAACAAAACAAAAGAAGACGTCGAACGCGTGGCTCAGTTCCTCGGTTGCGATCGTGCGTCTGATGAAACAGCCCTGCGTGCTCTGTTCGAGCCAAAGTTCTCCGAAGCTTTGAAAACCGTCGGTAAACAGTTCGATTTCGTTGAGCTTTACAACTCTCGCGAAAAGTTCCGCGAGCAAATTTTGCGTATCATCGGCACGGACCTCAACGGCTACGTGCTTGACGACGCGGCGATTGACTACCTTGAGCAAACGGATCTTGAGAAGTTGAATCCCAACAACGTTCTCGACGCTGAAGGTATCAAGAAGATCACCGATTTGACGGCCGAAGAAATCACGCGTGCGAACTTCATCCAGCGTGAAAAAGAGAAAACGCTGAAGAAGCAGGACGTTGAAGCTCGCGAAGCCATTCTGGCTCTCGAACGTCAACAGGTCGAAGCCGAAGAGAAACAGCAGCGCGAGATCGCTGAAGTAACGGCACGTCAAACAGCGGACGCGAAAGTCGTCCAGGAAGAAGAACGTCAGCGACAGGAAACGGCTCGGATTCGCGCCGAAGAAGAAATTCTGGTCGCCGAAGAGAACAAGAAGCGTGCTGTGATCGTTGCTGCGAAATCGAAAGAACGCACCGAAGCGGTGGAAACAGAACGCGTCGAGAAAGATCGTGGCCTTGAGATTACGGAGCGCGAGCGTATCGTAACGCTGGCTCAGATCGACAAAGAAAAAGCGGTCGAAGTCGAGAAGAAGAACATCCAGGACGTCATCCGCGAACGAGTCATCGTTGAACGTGCGGTCGTGGAAGAAGAAGAAAAGATCAAGGATACTCGCGAATTCGCGGCTGCTGATCGTAAGAAACAGGTTGCCGTTACGGCCGCCGAAGAGCTGGCTCAACAGCAGTTGGTTCAACAGGTTCAGGCTGCCGAAGCCAAGAAACAGGCTGCGACTCTCGATGCGGAAACCGTCATCGTGACGGCTGAAGCGGAACGTTCGGCTGCGGAAAAGCAAACCGACGCGAAGAAAATGTTGGCAGAGGCTTTGCAGGCCGAAACTGCGGCTCCGGGACTTGCCGAAGCGGATGTGATCCTTGCGAAAGCCGATGCGATCGAAAAGGAAGGTACTGCAGAAGCCAAAGTTGCGGAACTGAAGTTCAGCGCCGACGCTCGCGGTATCACCGAGAAGGCGGAAGCGATGAAGCTGTTCGACAGCGTCGGTCGCGAGCACGAAGAGTTCAAACTGGAACTCCAGAAAGAGAAAGATATCGAATTGGCGGGCATCGATGCTCAACGTCAAATCGCGGAAGCTCAGGCCGGCATGATTGCCGAGTCGTTGCGTGAAGCGAACATCGACATCGTCGGTGGAGACGGACAGTTCTTCGATTCGATCGTGAACTCGATTACGGCGGGCAAGCAGGTTGATCGCCTGGTCGGTGAGAGCACGGTTTTGACCGACGTGAAGAACACTTTCTTCAACGGCGATCCGGCTCAGCTTTCATCCGAGATCAAAAAGCACATCGACATGTTTGGCATCAGCAGCGAAGACCTGAAGAATCTCAGCGTCGCGGCATTGCTTGGCCAAATGATGGGCTTGACCAACGATGTCAACGTGCTGGGACAGCTCCAGTCGATGATGGGCATGGCGAACAAGGCCGGCGTCGCGACTGAAAACGCCGGTGCAGTTCTGAAGAAGCTGAGCGTGAAGTCGTAG
- a CDS encoding RNA-binding S4 domain-containing protein, which produces MSEENQPAESPAEDVPLNIRLDQFLQLCGVPTGGQAKILIQDGQVTVNGEVETRRRKKLVIGDEVGLDGEVYDVALSADEEE; this is translated from the coding sequence ATGTCTGAAGAAAACCAACCTGCTGAAAGTCCTGCCGAGGACGTTCCGCTCAACATCCGGCTGGATCAGTTTCTGCAGCTTTGCGGAGTGCCGACTGGCGGACAGGCAAAGATTCTGATTCAGGATGGACAAGTCACTGTCAATGGTGAAGTCGAGACTCGTCGGCGGAAGAAACTTGTGATCGGTGACGAGGTAGGTCTCGATGGCGAAGTCTACGACGTCGCGTTGAGCGCTGACGAAGAAGAGTAG
- a CDS encoding DNA repair ATPase yields the protein MPPTETQPDSQSDPNEPTLERGTYEIIQNRLKSHSAELDARLQKLNNERRNVFGAIPTELVSKQRITTEHNCTARDIVPIGDKFLFGYNVHMGLKSVTELPDVFSVYRFEDGSFHEESLDLLSDKQFGVDFHALYKYYKDTRFAKFHVSGPYLYLVFRTGKSLTDIKTFKFLMQGDKLKYIDNRSDHEVKYPPQHEFKWKRTTREFHRGGLHPHISIEDRVYIETVGGDLTVKIEDNTEDGSGIYAEPVDDPDQTLDDAEIFYAIVGNIILMKIKPFKEEQFRYVIYNEKTQTAQRLDSIAESCIFLPEDHGLIFANGYYLQTGQSKIFDNGLTNLAFERRIASPNGEDYLYAFYNQSTGDYALLMYNVIEQRVDTPILCNGFSIFDNGHLIYFKADEEPQKHHAIQIWQTPFVADESASSEQTDSYIFKIGNKEIVRAMAEAHEIMTLIDQEDSYANLYVDIVKRSSDILDSNFWLSDEQTFNLAEPVEAIREAATAAVDEFEKVVRVRSNTAKQYKETAKAAKEVVRNATSGRFDNIDRFVQALSSLRTVRGQVISLKELKYVDLAAVESLESEISENADRLSHKCVEFLLDDAALAPYQQRVAEQNDSIDELKTGVEAKVLDEAIVQVGNELEMLIEIVSNLKIDDPTQRTRIIDNISAIYSSLNSTRASIKKKSQELFSVEGKAEFNSQIKLVSQAVVNYLDVCDTPEKCDEYLTKMMVQVEEIEGRFAEFDEFVVQLAEKREEIYAAFDTKKLQLVEARNRRATALMAAADRILKGIRNRVANFDSVDEINSYFSSDLMIDKVRDIVSELEELEESVKVDDIQSRLKTVREDTIRQLRDKNELYVDGQNIIQFGTHKFSVNVQPLDLTTVIKDGDMHFHLSGTNYFETATSPELNATKPVWDQTVVSENRDVYRAEYLAYQMLRSPDLDLKKLFKADDEKRLETVSQFMAPRYSEGYIKGVHDHDANLILSQLLKMHLDLGLLKYSPKSRAKAAMYWLELGELSPGVKQAWEDKLASLGAATKLFGGLKEREDYINKLRAEILAGEGDIDFQPVDTTAVDTVDARSKKLSSLQNDHRLENVATVSETAEYLYEQLASGGKWPSSKAATELGDRFTDFIAKKKGGNQLAETLGSDSLSIQERFEIACGWVGAFVESNAKTDPHLRDYIEETAAILIEGNADHRKMLDMKTVVEIEGMLGDHRVVDSKIYELDYHEFMLRLAKFETNTVPAYEAYTHLKKEIVDQRREELRLGEFKPRVLTSFVRNKLINDTYLPMIGANLAKQMGVVGEEKRTDLMGLLLLISPPGYGKTTLMEYVANRLGITFMKINGPAIGHQVTSLDPNEAPNASAREEVEKLNLALEMGDNVMIYLDDIQHCNPEFLQKFISLCDATRRIEGVFGGKTKTYDLRGRKVAVVMAGNPYTESGEKFQIPDMLASRADTYNLGDVIGGNADSFELSYLENCLTSNSTLARLNSKSREDVYRVIKMAASKGAPSESLAGNYSVEEVNEFVSVMRKLLKVRDVVLHVNQLYIESAAQADDYRTEPAFKLQGSYRDMNKIAEQIRPVMNDEELLTLIRSHYNNQAQTLTTGAQANLLKLKELMGELEGEELERWEDIKRTFQRNLLLSGASEDDGLGRVIAQMTTVSDGLISIKKAVESGMNQMITASSADPSAERMTTAVSELEKFNKTLTGIKKLMKDGIKTQGSAVVAPATNPVANVHDKGVDPIEVEVINKVPTIFLDIIRNQFRVLQTWMDPILAMAEALPEARGIRDAARVTELNYSELLEKIQKFKEENPGDIE from the coding sequence ATGCCACCAACAGAAACACAACCTGATTCGCAATCCGATCCGAACGAGCCAACGCTCGAGCGCGGCACGTACGAGATCATCCAAAACCGGTTGAAGTCCCATTCTGCCGAACTGGATGCACGTCTGCAAAAACTCAACAACGAACGGCGTAACGTTTTCGGAGCGATCCCAACCGAGCTGGTTTCGAAACAACGAATCACGACCGAGCACAATTGCACGGCTCGAGACATCGTGCCGATCGGAGACAAATTTCTCTTCGGCTACAACGTTCACATGGGCCTGAAATCCGTCACGGAACTTCCGGACGTGTTCTCGGTCTACCGCTTCGAAGACGGAAGCTTCCACGAAGAATCGCTCGACCTGCTCAGCGATAAACAGTTCGGCGTTGACTTCCACGCGCTGTACAAATACTACAAAGACACCCGATTCGCGAAATTTCACGTCTCCGGGCCGTACCTCTATCTGGTTTTTCGAACCGGAAAATCGCTGACTGACATCAAGACTTTCAAGTTTCTGATGCAGGGCGACAAGCTGAAGTACATCGACAATCGCAGCGATCACGAAGTCAAATATCCGCCGCAACACGAATTTAAATGGAAGCGTACGACGCGTGAGTTCCATCGTGGCGGACTGCACCCGCACATCTCGATCGAAGACCGCGTTTACATCGAAACTGTCGGCGGCGACCTGACGGTCAAGATCGAAGACAACACGGAAGATGGGTCAGGCATCTATGCCGAGCCCGTTGACGATCCTGACCAGACGCTTGACGACGCAGAAATCTTCTATGCGATCGTGGGCAACATCATTTTGATGAAGATCAAGCCGTTCAAGGAAGAACAATTTCGATACGTCATCTACAACGAGAAAACACAAACCGCCCAGCGACTGGACTCGATTGCCGAATCCTGCATCTTCCTCCCGGAAGACCACGGCCTGATTTTCGCAAACGGCTACTATCTGCAAACCGGCCAGAGCAAAATCTTCGACAACGGGCTCACGAATCTGGCTTTCGAGCGCCGCATTGCTTCTCCCAACGGCGAGGATTATCTCTACGCGTTCTACAACCAGAGCACCGGCGACTATGCGTTGCTGATGTACAACGTGATCGAACAGCGAGTCGACACGCCGATCCTGTGCAACGGTTTTTCGATTTTCGACAACGGCCATTTGATCTACTTCAAAGCCGACGAAGAACCGCAGAAGCATCACGCGATTCAAATTTGGCAGACTCCATTTGTGGCTGACGAATCTGCGTCGAGCGAGCAAACGGATTCTTACATCTTCAAGATCGGCAACAAGGAGATCGTGCGGGCGATGGCCGAAGCGCACGAGATTATGACGCTGATCGACCAGGAGGATTCCTACGCGAATCTGTACGTCGATATCGTCAAGCGTTCGTCGGACATCCTTGATTCAAATTTCTGGCTGAGCGACGAGCAGACTTTCAATCTGGCCGAGCCCGTTGAAGCGATCCGCGAAGCTGCCACGGCAGCGGTGGACGAGTTCGAGAAAGTCGTCCGGGTCCGCAGCAATACCGCGAAACAGTACAAAGAAACGGCGAAAGCAGCCAAGGAAGTCGTTCGCAACGCAACGTCTGGCCGATTCGATAACATCGACCGCTTCGTACAAGCACTGTCAAGCCTCCGCACGGTCCGCGGGCAGGTGATTTCGCTCAAGGAGTTGAAATACGTTGACCTCGCGGCCGTTGAATCGCTCGAGTCCGAGATCAGCGAGAATGCTGACCGGCTGTCGCATAAATGCGTTGAGTTTTTGCTTGATGATGCGGCGTTGGCTCCGTACCAGCAGCGAGTGGCAGAACAAAACGACTCGATCGACGAACTGAAAACCGGTGTTGAAGCCAAAGTTCTGGACGAGGCCATCGTTCAGGTCGGCAACGAACTGGAGATGTTGATCGAGATTGTCAGCAACTTGAAGATCGATGATCCGACGCAGCGCACGCGAATCATCGACAACATTTCGGCGATCTATTCCAGCCTGAATTCGACGCGGGCTTCGATCAAGAAGAAATCGCAGGAGCTGTTTTCGGTAGAAGGCAAAGCCGAATTCAATTCGCAAATCAAACTCGTCAGCCAGGCGGTCGTCAACTATTTGGACGTTTGCGACACACCGGAAAAGTGCGACGAATATCTGACCAAGATGATGGTTCAGGTCGAAGAGATCGAAGGTCGATTTGCCGAGTTCGATGAATTTGTTGTACAGCTCGCCGAGAAACGCGAAGAGATCTACGCGGCTTTCGATACGAAGAAATTGCAACTCGTTGAAGCCCGTAATCGCCGCGCGACCGCGCTGATGGCGGCTGCAGATCGAATTTTGAAAGGCATCCGCAATCGTGTTGCCAATTTCGATTCGGTCGACGAAATCAACAGCTATTTCTCCTCTGATCTGATGATCGACAAAGTTCGGGACATCGTGTCCGAGCTTGAGGAACTTGAAGAGTCAGTAAAAGTCGACGACATTCAGAGCCGGTTAAAAACGGTTCGCGAAGACACGATTCGCCAACTGCGTGACAAAAATGAGCTGTACGTCGATGGCCAGAACATCATTCAGTTTGGCACGCACAAGTTCTCCGTCAACGTGCAGCCATTGGATCTGACGACCGTCATCAAAGACGGCGACATGCACTTCCACTTGAGCGGCACGAACTATTTCGAGACAGCGACCTCACCCGAGCTCAACGCGACCAAACCGGTTTGGGATCAGACGGTGGTCAGCGAAAATCGCGACGTGTATCGCGCCGAGTATTTGGCCTATCAGATGCTCCGCTCACCAGATCTTGATTTGAAGAAACTGTTCAAGGCGGACGATGAAAAACGCCTTGAAACGGTCAGCCAGTTCATGGCACCCCGCTACAGCGAAGGTTACATCAAAGGCGTCCACGATCATGACGCGAACCTGATTTTGAGCCAGCTGCTGAAAATGCATTTGGATCTGGGGCTGTTGAAGTACTCGCCGAAATCACGCGCCAAAGCGGCGATGTATTGGCTGGAGTTGGGCGAACTGAGTCCAGGCGTGAAGCAGGCTTGGGAAGACAAACTGGCCAGTCTTGGTGCAGCGACGAAGTTGTTCGGCGGCTTGAAGGAACGCGAAGACTACATCAACAAGTTACGGGCTGAGATTCTCGCTGGTGAAGGTGACATAGACTTCCAGCCTGTGGACACGACAGCTGTGGACACGGTCGATGCCCGATCGAAAAAACTGTCTTCACTTCAGAACGATCACAGACTGGAAAACGTTGCCACCGTTTCCGAGACGGCCGAATATCTCTACGAGCAGCTGGCTTCCGGAGGCAAGTGGCCGTCAAGCAAAGCCGCGACCGAGCTTGGTGATCGCTTCACTGATTTCATCGCCAAGAAAAAAGGCGGCAATCAACTTGCCGAAACACTTGGGTCCGATTCACTATCGATTCAGGAACGCTTCGAAATCGCCTGCGGTTGGGTTGGAGCTTTTGTCGAATCAAACGCAAAAACTGATCCACATTTGCGGGATTACATTGAAGAAACAGCGGCGATTCTGATCGAAGGCAACGCCGATCATCGCAAGATGCTGGACATGAAGACCGTTGTCGAGATCGAAGGAATGCTCGGCGACCATCGCGTAGTGGACTCCAAAATCTACGAGTTGGACTATCACGAATTCATGCTTCGTCTGGCAAAGTTCGAGACCAACACCGTTCCGGCCTACGAAGCTTACACGCATCTGAAAAAAGAAATCGTTGACCAACGCCGCGAGGAATTGCGGCTTGGCGAATTCAAGCCACGCGTGCTGACCAGCTTTGTTCGCAACAAGCTGATCAACGACACGTACTTGCCGATGATCGGTGCCAACCTGGCGAAACAGATGGGCGTCGTCGGCGAAGAAAAACGAACCGATTTGATGGGCTTGCTGCTGCTGATTTCGCCACCGGGATACGGTAAGACGACGTTGATGGAGTACGTTGCCAATCGCCTGGGCATCACATTCATGAAGATCAACGGTCCGGCGATCGGTCACCAGGTGACTTCGCTTGATCCGAACGAGGCACCGAATGCGAGTGCTCGCGAGGAAGTTGAGAAACTGAACCTCGCGCTCGAGATGGGCGATAACGTGATGATCTATCTCGATGACATCCAGCATTGCAACCCTGAGTTTTTGCAGAAGTTCATTTCGCTTTGTGATGCGACGCGTCGAATCGAAGGCGTCTTTGGCGGCAAAACGAAAACGTATGACTTGCGTGGACGCAAAGTTGCCGTTGTGATGGCGGGAAATCCGTACACCGAAAGCGGCGAGAAGTTTCAGATCCCGGACATGCTTGCCAGCCGAGCCGACACGTACAACCTTGGCGACGTCATCGGTGGCAACGCGGATTCGTTCGAGCTGAGCTATCTGGAGAACTGCCTGACATCGAATTCGACGCTGGCCCGATTGAATTCGAAGTCTCGCGAAGACGTTTATCGTGTGATCAAGATGGCGGCCAGCAAAGGTGCTCCTTCAGAAAGCCTCGCAGGCAATTACTCGGTCGAGGAAGTCAACGAGTTCGTTTCGGTGATGCGAAAGCTGTTGAAAGTTCGCGATGTCGTACTGCACGTGAATCAGCTGTACATCGAATCCGCGGCTCAGGCCGACGACTATCGAACCGAGCCGGCATTCAAGTTGCAGGGTTCGTATCGCGACATGAACAAGATCGCCGAACAGATCCGCCCGGTGATGAACGACGAGGAATTGCTGACGCTGATCCGTTCGCACTACAACAATCAGGCTCAGACTTTGACGACGGGAGCTCAGGCGAACCTGTTGAAGCTGAAAGAGCTGATGGGCGAACTCGAAGGCGAAGAACTCGAACGCTGGGAGGATATCAAACGTACCTTCCAGCGAAATTTGCTGCTCTCCGGAGCCAGCGAAGACGATGGACTGGGCCGCGTGATTGCCCAAATGACGACCGTCAGCGACGGGCTGATTTCGATCAAGAAAGCCGTCGAATCCGGGATGAATCAGATGATCACCGCTTCGTCGGCTGACCCATCGGCCGAGCGAATGACGACGGCAGTTTCCGAGCTTGAGAAGTTCAACAAGACGTTGACTGGCATCAAAAAACTGATGAAGGACGGCATCAAGACTCAGGGATCCGCGGTCGTTGCGCCGGCCACGAACCCCGTGGCCAACGTTCACGACAAAGGCGTCGATCCGATCGAAGTCGAAGTCATCAACAAGGTGCCGACGATCTTCCTTGACATCATCCGCAACCAGTTTCGCGTTCTGCAGACCTGGATGGATCCGATTCTGGCCATGGCGGAAGCACTGCCCGAAGCCAGAGGAATCCGCGACGCGGCACGTGTTACGGAACTCAACTACTCTGAACTTCTGGAGAAAATCCAGAAGTTCAAAGAAGAAAACCCCGGCGACATCGAGTAG
- a CDS encoding OB-fold-containig protein, translated as MIDFINETFQLVNLPATGLLLLCLLYWMMVIVGAIGVDAIDIDFDTDLNVLDVDGDFDTHTGGFSSFAELMHLNHVPVVLVASVFALLFWAASFLGNHLLNPGGNVLAGLLIGTVNVAACLFLTRLILGPFAEGFKPQENDTTRDRMIGMIGAVTTSEVTESFGQVSIKLDGPELVINARKQPDKPNLGKGDAARILSYNYENDTYMVELCKWEDK; from the coding sequence ATGATCGACTTTATCAACGAAACATTTCAATTGGTGAACCTGCCGGCAACAGGCCTGCTGTTGCTATGCCTGTTGTACTGGATGATGGTCATTGTTGGAGCCATCGGAGTCGACGCTATCGACATCGATTTCGATACGGACCTCAATGTGCTGGACGTTGACGGCGACTTCGATACTCACACAGGTGGATTTAGCTCGTTTGCCGAGCTGATGCACTTGAATCACGTGCCAGTTGTTTTGGTCGCCAGTGTTTTCGCTCTGCTTTTCTGGGCGGCAAGCTTTCTCGGAAACCATTTGCTCAATCCTGGCGGCAACGTGTTGGCCGGATTGCTGATTGGCACAGTCAACGTCGCGGCCTGTTTGTTTTTGACTCGCCTGATCCTTGGTCCTTTCGCTGAAGGGTTTAAGCCGCAAGAAAATGACACGACGCGGGACAGGATGATCGGAATGATCGGAGCGGTAACGACTTCGGAAGTCACCGAATCATTTGGCCAGGTCAGCATAAAGTTGGACGGCCCCGAGTTGGTCATCAACGCTCGCAAGCAGCCTGACAAACCTAATCTTGGCAAAGGCGACGCTGCCAGGATTCTTTCTTACAACTACGAAAATGACACTTACATGGTTGAACTGTGTAAGTGGGAAGACAAATAG
- a CDS encoding class I SAM-dependent methyltransferase, with product MTDPNRTPDPAFAPPEVKVEIRPNEACLHEVASKLPGNSIVVVSNGRAQAAEMLASARPNANVTAWYLDSYRCSLARTHYSDPPANLDFACDADWGKDSESAQVDLVCLALLKGGEAELNREILQTAYHHLEIGGALVVAINNPKDKWLYEQMQAFNKSVKVRKFKQSNVYYVIKRKELKKRKDYSCQLAFRDEGNLIQIVTRPGVFAHRQFDNGARQILDVVEVFPECDIIEIGCGSGAMSLALAKRDPSCSLYAIDSYSRAIDCTRRGAELNGLSNVVAELNHDGHLGNRAGQFDMAIANPPYYADFRIAKHFIETAVRALRIGGRMVLVTRMPQWYRDNLGQWLDEVEVFESRRYHIATGIARRQ from the coding sequence GTGACTGATCCAAACCGCACTCCTGATCCAGCCTTCGCTCCGCCTGAAGTCAAAGTCGAAATCCGGCCCAACGAAGCATGTCTTCACGAAGTCGCTTCCAAACTGCCGGGAAACTCCATCGTCGTCGTTTCCAACGGTCGAGCCCAAGCTGCTGAAATGCTTGCCAGCGCCCGGCCAAACGCAAATGTCACGGCCTGGTATTTGGATAGTTATCGTTGTTCGCTCGCACGAACGCATTACTCCGATCCGCCAGCGAACCTTGATTTCGCCTGCGACGCGGATTGGGGCAAGGACAGTGAATCTGCGCAAGTCGATTTGGTCTGCCTGGCTTTGCTGAAGGGCGGCGAGGCAGAACTGAACCGCGAGATCCTGCAAACGGCTTATCACCATTTGGAGATTGGAGGCGCTCTGGTGGTTGCGATCAACAACCCGAAAGACAAGTGGTTGTATGAGCAGATGCAGGCGTTCAACAAGTCGGTCAAAGTTCGCAAGTTCAAACAATCGAACGTCTACTATGTGATCAAAAGGAAAGAACTCAAAAAGCGTAAGGACTATTCGTGCCAGCTGGCGTTTCGCGACGAAGGCAACCTGATTCAGATCGTGACCCGTCCAGGCGTATTTGCCCATCGACAGTTCGACAACGGCGCGCGTCAAATTTTGGATGTGGTCGAAGTCTTTCCTGAATGCGACATCATCGAAATCGGTTGCGGCAGCGGAGCAATGTCGCTGGCCCTGGCCAAACGAGACCCTTCATGCAGCCTGTACGCAATTGACTCATACTCGCGAGCCATCGATTGCACTCGCCGCGGCGCTGAACTGAATGGACTTTCCAACGTCGTCGCAGAACTCAACCACGACGGGCACCTGGGGAACAGGGCAGGGCAGTTTGACATGGCGATTGCGAACCCGCCTTACTATGCGGACTTCCGCATCGCCAAGCATTTCATCGAGACTGCTGTCCGTGCCTTGAGGATCGGCGGTCGTATGGTTTTAGTGACACGAATGCCACAGTGGTACCGTGACAACCTCGGACAGTGGCTGGATGAAGTCGAAGTTTTCGAAAGCCGTCGGTATCACATCGCAACCGGGATCGCGCGTCGGCAGTAG
- a CDS encoding chorismate synthase, protein MEILGGPLFAVAGAGESHGPGITTITFGCPSGIRIERDQIQHFLNRRRPGSNKHGTPRNEADQVVLTSGVFDDQNHDAMLAGPAFSIGGGAEIATYKSGFATGEPIAAFVGSASSKSGHYQQFAGPQGEVRPGHTDLVKHHQSKGFVDYRGGGRSSYRSAISDVVGGSIARAFLAEAFGTRFLSNIVQVGSLKSKRHLADVFDSQDSSATDVDDLEASLAASEIYTIDPEFADAAAKLIIETRKGGDSLGGIVEVIAVNVPPLVGAPLYNSLKLRLMGSLGGLHAARAVEVGSGNDVVTRLGSENNDSIRGDGYKSNHHGGMLGGITTGRPLVARVAFKPTSTITTAQKSVRKDLSEIDYQLDKGRHDPCVAIRAGVALESRMAIELANAVLQHQSGRVHADDFKLFE, encoded by the coding sequence ATGGAAATCCTCGGCGGTCCACTTTTCGCAGTCGCCGGAGCCGGAGAATCACACGGTCCCGGAATCACAACGATCACTTTCGGCTGCCCTTCCGGGATTCGGATCGAGCGAGATCAGATTCAACATTTTCTCAATCGACGCCGACCGGGCTCGAACAAGCACGGGACGCCAAGAAACGAAGCGGATCAGGTCGTGCTAACTTCTGGCGTTTTCGACGACCAAAACCACGACGCGATGTTGGCTGGACCGGCGTTCTCCATCGGCGGCGGTGCCGAAATTGCGACCTATAAATCTGGCTTTGCAACTGGAGAACCGATCGCGGCGTTCGTGGGATCGGCTTCTTCAAAGAGCGGCCACTATCAACAGTTCGCTGGCCCGCAAGGAGAAGTCCGGCCCGGGCATACCGATCTGGTGAAGCATCATCAGTCCAAGGGCTTTGTCGACTATCGCGGGGGAGGGCGGTCCAGCTATCGAAGTGCAATCAGCGATGTCGTCGGTGGCTCGATTGCCAGGGCTTTTCTGGCCGAAGCGTTTGGGACCCGTTTCCTGTCCAACATCGTTCAGGTTGGCTCGTTGAAATCCAAAAGGCATCTTGCTGATGTTTTCGATTCGCAGGATTCATCAGCGACGGATGTTGACGACCTGGAAGCGTCGCTTGCGGCGTCCGAAATCTACACCATCGATCCCGAGTTCGCAGACGCGGCTGCCAAGCTGATTATCGAGACTCGCAAGGGCGGCGATTCGCTTGGCGGAATCGTTGAGGTCATCGCGGTGAACGTTCCGCCACTCGTCGGTGCTCCGCTGTACAACAGTCTTAAGCTCAGGCTGATGGGTTCGTTGGGAGGCTTGCACGCGGCACGGGCTGTTGAAGTAGGGTCGGGCAACGATGTCGTGACGCGACTGGGAAGCGAAAACAACGATTCAATTCGCGGCGACGGATACAAGTCGAATCACCACGGCGGAATGCTCGGCGGGATTACAACCGGCCGTCCTCTCGTGGCTCGAGTTGCGTTCAAGCCAACGTCGACGATTACAACGGCGCAAAAAAGCGTTCGCAAGGACCTTTCGGAGATCGACTACCAACTGGACAAAGGTCGGCACGATCCGTGCGTGGCAATTCGCGCCGGCGTGGCACTTGAGTCCCGGATGGCGATCGAGCTGGCCAACGCGGTGCTGCAGCATCAATCTGGGCGCGTTCACGCGGATGATTTCAAGCTGTTTGAGTAA